A window of the Polaribacter batillariae genome harbors these coding sequences:
- the arfB gene encoding alternative ribosome rescue aminoacyl-tRNA hydrolase ArfB: MNKENIIKELNFKAIRSSGAGGQHVNKTSSKIELTFDLENSESLSNNEKELLKTKLSSKLTKENTLVLFCEETRSQHKNKEIAIKRFLELIKTNLIRPKKRIKTKPSKAAIKKNIEKNKKTALKKALRKKPKLE; the protein is encoded by the coding sequence ATGAATAAAGAAAACATCATAAAAGAATTAAATTTTAAGGCCATTAGAAGTTCTGGCGCTGGCGGGCAACACGTAAATAAAACGTCATCTAAAATTGAATTGACCTTCGATTTAGAAAATTCTGAATCGCTTTCCAATAATGAAAAAGAGCTTTTAAAAACGAAACTTTCATCAAAATTAACGAAAGAAAATACGCTGGTGCTATTTTGCGAAGAAACGCGTTCTCAACATAAAAATAAAGAAATTGCCATAAAACGTTTTTTGGAATTGATTAAAACAAATTTAATTCGTCCTAAAAAAAGAATAAAAACAAAACCAAGTAAAGCTGCTATTAAAAAAAATATCGAAAAAAATAAAAAAACTGCACTTAAAAAAGCACTTCGAAAAAAGCCAAAGTTAGAGTAA
- the gap gene encoding type I glyceraldehyde-3-phosphate dehydrogenase, giving the protein MKRIAINGMGRIGRAALKVILDTPELEVVAVNDLVTADNIAYLLKYDSVYGVYEKEVSHDENHLIIDGKKINYYSNRNPEELPWKENNIDIVIESTGFFTNREDAAKHITAGAKTVVISAPTKSADTPTIVHGVNSEAGKTSIFSCASCTTNNISPVVEVLGRRIGIKKAIMTTVHAYTASQNMVDSVSKKNYRMGRAGAANIVPTSTGAAIATTKALPQFANKFDGVALRVPIPVGSISDMTFVTEKTVTVEEVNAILEEEATTDRYKKVLATTYEPIVSSDIVKSSFASTVDLSMTRVVDGDLLKVMTWYDNEWGFTNQMIRQILEI; this is encoded by the coding sequence ATGAAAAGAATCGCAATTAATGGAATGGGACGAATTGGACGTGCCGCTTTAAAAGTAATACTAGACACACCAGAATTAGAAGTTGTGGCAGTTAACGATTTGGTTACTGCAGATAATATTGCGTATTTATTAAAGTACGACAGTGTTTATGGAGTTTACGAAAAGGAAGTTTCTCATGACGAGAATCATTTAATTATAGACGGTAAAAAAATTAATTATTACTCTAATAGAAATCCAGAAGAATTACCTTGGAAAGAAAACAATATCGATATTGTTATTGAAAGTACAGGTTTTTTTACAAATCGCGAAGATGCTGCCAAACATATCACTGCAGGTGCAAAAACGGTTGTAATTTCTGCACCTACAAAAAGTGCAGATACACCTACAATTGTACACGGTGTAAATTCTGAAGCTGGTAAAACCAGTATTTTTTCTTGTGCAAGCTGTACAACAAATAATATTAGCCCGGTTGTAGAGGTTTTAGGTAGAAGAATAGGAATTAAAAAAGCAATTATGACAACGGTTCATGCTTATACAGCATCACAAAACATGGTAGATTCTGTTTCTAAAAAGAACTATAGAATGGGCAGAGCTGGAGCTGCGAATATTGTGCCAACTTCTACAGGCGCTGCAATTGCAACCACAAAAGCGTTGCCACAATTTGCCAATAAGTTCGATGGTGTTGCATTGCGAGTGCCAATTCCAGTAGGTTCTATTTCAGATATGACTTTCGTTACAGAAAAAACAGTAACTGTCGAAGAAGTGAATGCAATTTTAGAAGAAGAAGCCACAACAGATCGTTACAAAAAAGTATTAGCGACAACTTACGAGCCTATTGTTTCTTCGGATATTGTTAAAAGTTCGTTTGCATCTACAGTAGATTTAAGTATGACAAGAGTTGTCGATGGCGATTTATTAAAAGTAATGACTTGGTACGACAACGAATGGGGATTTACCAATCAAATGATTCGTCAAATATTAGAAATTTAA
- a CDS encoding AAA family ATPase, protein MEKELTQTQINIVKVVLFGPESTGKTTLSRHLARHYNTVWAPEFAREYLQNKWNNERKTCEKDDLLPIAIGQIKLENSLAKKADKILICDTDLLETKVYSEEFYGGFVDDQLNEAADKNEYDLYLLTYIDTPWEADDLRDRPEQRLEMFNAFENALKKHNKNYILLKGNKETRLKNAIKAIDKILKEKKGLHSFSDSLRDVDMHFLHQNSEGFSANFNY, encoded by the coding sequence ATGGAAAAAGAACTTACACAAACCCAAATCAACATCGTAAAAGTTGTTTTATTTGGGCCAGAATCTACAGGAAAAACAACTCTTTCACGCCATTTAGCAAGGCATTACAATACGGTTTGGGCTCCTGAATTTGCTCGTGAATATTTGCAAAATAAATGGAACAACGAACGTAAAACTTGCGAAAAAGACGATTTGTTACCCATCGCAATCGGACAAATAAAACTAGAAAATTCGCTCGCTAAAAAAGCAGACAAAATATTAATTTGCGATACAGATTTGTTAGAAACAAAAGTATATTCTGAAGAATTTTATGGTGGTTTTGTAGATGATCAATTAAATGAAGCAGCAGATAAAAACGAATACGATTTGTATTTACTAACCTACATAGATACTCCTTGGGAAGCAGACGATTTGCGTGACAGGCCAGAACAGCGTTTAGAAATGTTTAATGCTTTCGAAAACGCATTAAAAAAACACAACAAAAATTATATTTTATTAAAAGGTAATAAAGAAACACGTTTAAAAAACGCCATAAAAGCCATTGATAAAATTCTAAAAGAAAAGAAAGGTTTGCATTCGTTTTCTGATTCTTTACGAGATGTAGATATGCATTTTTTGCATCAAAACTCAGAGGGCTTTAGTGCTAATTTTAATTATTAA
- a CDS encoding geranylgeranylglyceryl/heptaprenylglyceryl phosphate synthase, whose translation MVNIYQNILQAKKEGKKLLAVLIDPEKINLENLPSFLEKVHQSIATHIFVGGSTDKNNQTEKVVSAIKSITQLPIILFPGNVSQITHKADGILFLSLLSARNPEYLIEQQIKAVPFLKNSNLEILPTGYILIDGQKETATQKVTSTKPIAQKNKTLIVNTALAGEYTGKNLIYLEAGSGAKVPVDESIINIVKKSLTIPLIVGGGIRSKKQLNATFNAGADLVVIGTAFEDNESFFNDLKK comes from the coding sequence ATTGTGAATATCTACCAAAACATCTTACAGGCAAAAAAAGAAGGCAAAAAATTATTGGCTGTTTTAATTGATCCCGAAAAAATTAATTTAGAAAATTTACCTTCTTTTCTTGAAAAAGTGCATCAATCTATTGCTACTCATATTTTTGTGGGTGGTAGTACCGATAAAAACAATCAAACAGAAAAAGTAGTTTCGGCAATAAAAAGTATAACGCAGTTACCAATTATACTTTTTCCTGGTAATGTTTCTCAAATTACACATAAAGCAGACGGAATTCTATTTTTAAGCTTACTTTCTGCCAGAAATCCTGAATATTTAATCGAGCAACAAATTAAAGCAGTTCCTTTTTTAAAAAATTCAAATTTAGAGATTTTACCCACTGGCTATATTTTAATCGATGGGCAAAAAGAAACTGCCACGCAAAAAGTAACTAGCACAAAACCAATTGCACAAAAAAACAAAACATTGATTGTAAACACTGCTTTGGCTGGTGAATATACTGGCAAAAATCTCATTTATTTAGAAGCCGGTTCTGGAGCCAAAGTGCCTGTGGACGAAAGTATTATTAACATTGTAAAAAAAAGTTTAACTATTCCTTTAATTGTGGGTGGTGGCATTCGCTCTAAAAAACAATTAAATGCAACTTTTAATGCTGGCGCAGATTTGGTAGTTATTGGCACTGCTTTTGAAGACAACGAAAGCTTTTTTAACGATTTAAAAAAGTAG
- the pnuC gene encoding nicotinamide riboside transporter PnuC, translated as MSEIFNFFFSQYKEYATIDIVLEIIAVVFGFLSVWFSKQNKIWVFPTGMISTVIFVYLLLKWGLLGDMMINVYYFIMSVYGWYVWTRKVDDTHVTPISWTTAKEKKTAIAIFFATLLFVFIVYKTFDKWTGWVAYIDTITTGIFFVGMWLMAKRKVENWLFWIVGDLISVPLYLYKGFTFTSFQYFGFTFIAIFGYFAWKKNLHKPKSTS; from the coding sequence ATGTCAGAAATTTTTAATTTCTTTTTTTCTCAATATAAAGAATACGCCACCATAGATATCGTACTCGAAATTATTGCTGTTGTTTTTGGTTTTTTATCTGTTTGGTTTTCGAAACAAAATAAAATTTGGGTGTTTCCTACTGGAATGATAAGCACCGTAATTTTTGTGTATTTATTATTAAAATGGGGACTTTTAGGAGACATGATGATAAATGTTTACTACTTTATAATGAGCGTTTATGGATGGTATGTTTGGACACGTAAAGTCGATGATACACACGTAACGCCCATTTCTTGGACAACTGCTAAAGAGAAAAAAACAGCGATTGCCATCTTTTTTGCCACTTTATTGTTTGTTTTTATCGTTTATAAAACATTCGATAAATGGACAGGTTGGGTGGCTTATATAGATACAATTACTACCGGAATTTTCTTTGTAGGCATGTGGTTAATGGCAAAAAGAAAAGTAGAAAACTGGCTTTTTTGGATTGTTGGAGACTTAATTTCTGTACCTTTATACTTATATAAAGGATTTACCTTTACAAGTTTTCAATATTTCGGATTTACTTTTATTGCCATTTTTGGTTATTTCGCATGGAAAAAGAACTTACACAAACCCAAATCAACATCGTAA
- a CDS encoding AraC family transcriptional regulator → MKRFTILKSIDVIEFEAKQTWGYPKHKHNFYELTFILKGKGKHVFNDSAVAYKKGDVFFLTPKDEHEFLVKAPSKFGILKFTEQLFLEKTNFSIINKELKAQLESIIFNSSISDKSIKAYQEDKKQLLYLYKMIKTELESPNLRSRNIILELFGALLLIVSRNLISNVDYVSNPILLEKEKIENILRYIRLHLFDADKVKIKALANTFNMSANYISIYVKKQTGISIKDYIIKSKLKLAERLLEESNLNITQIATKTGFVDVSHFSKIFKNKYGKSPSEYHKK, encoded by the coding sequence ATGAAAAGGTTTACTATTTTAAAATCGATTGATGTTATTGAGTTTGAAGCGAAACAAACTTGGGGATATCCAAAGCACAAACACAATTTTTACGAACTTACCTTTATCTTAAAAGGAAAAGGAAAACATGTGTTTAACGATAGCGCTGTTGCTTATAAAAAAGGAGATGTTTTCTTTTTAACACCCAAAGACGAACACGAATTTTTGGTAAAAGCACCTTCTAAATTTGGAATTTTAAAATTTACAGAACAATTATTTTTAGAGAAAACAAATTTTAGTATAATAAACAAAGAGTTAAAAGCTCAGTTAGAATCGATTATTTTTAATTCTTCAATTTCTGATAAAAGCATAAAAGCTTACCAAGAAGATAAAAAGCAATTGTTATACTTGTATAAAATGATTAAAACGGAGTTGGAATCCCCTAATTTACGGAGTAGAAATATTATTTTAGAGTTGTTTGGTGCTCTTTTATTAATTGTTTCTCGAAATTTAATTTCTAATGTAGATTATGTATCGAACCCAATTTTATTGGAAAAAGAAAAAATTGAAAACATTTTAAGATACATAAGATTGCATCTTTTTGATGCAGATAAAGTAAAAATTAAAGCATTAGCCAATACCTTTAACATGTCTGCCAATTACATTAGTATTTATGTGAAAAAACAAACAGGAATTTCGATAAAAGACTACATTATAAAATCGAAATTAAAATTGGCGGAAAGGCTTTTAGAAGAAAGTAACTTAAATATCACGCAAATTGCTACAAAAACGGGTTTTGTAGATGTGAGCCATTTTAGTAAAATATTTAAAAATAAATATGGAAAAAGCCCAAGTGAATATCATAAAAAGTAA
- a CDS encoding polysaccharide deacetylase family protein, giving the protein MKTLYKTFAAIVLITFSVYDAKKEEAPEKKKLSSEIQSRKSYWPNGAQLVISVSMQFETGGQPEGAESPFSGNPLPKGNPDMPAESWFRYGAKEGVYRMLDLWKKHNIYVTSHVVGEAAIKYPEVARAIANGGHEIAAHGIAWKDQWNLSYKDELNFIKKGIDTVEAITGKRGRGYNANWLRRGPNTLKVLQELDFLYHIDDLSRDEPFITKVRGKNFVVMPYTLRNNDIVNIEGKHWSPNQHLAQLKMEFDQLYKEGATKRRMMSISMHDRIGGTPAVVNAVDQFIQYAKKHKGVVFMRKDEIANMVKNDPNTPEDNSEFKFNN; this is encoded by the coding sequence ATGAAAACATTATACAAAACATTTGCGGCCATTGTACTAATAACATTTTCGGTATATGATGCTAAAAAAGAAGAAGCACCAGAAAAAAAGAAATTAAGTAGCGAAATACAAAGCAGAAAAAGCTATTGGCCAAATGGTGCACAATTGGTGATTTCGGTTTCTATGCAATTTGAAACTGGCGGACAACCAGAAGGCGCAGAAAGTCCTTTTTCTGGAAACCCGTTACCAAAAGGCAATCCAGACATGCCTGCAGAAAGTTGGTTTCGTTATGGAGCAAAAGAAGGGGTTTATAGAATGTTAGACCTTTGGAAAAAACACAATATTTATGTTACTTCTCACGTCGTTGGCGAAGCCGCTATAAAATATCCAGAAGTTGCAAGAGCCATTGCAAATGGAGGGCACGAAATTGCTGCCCATGGAATTGCTTGGAAAGATCAGTGGAATTTAAGCTATAAAGACGAACTTAATTTTATAAAAAAAGGAATTGATACTGTAGAAGCAATTACAGGTAAAAGAGGTCGTGGTTACAACGCAAACTGGTTGCGAAGAGGCCCAAATACTTTAAAGGTGTTACAAGAATTAGATTTCTTATACCACATAGACGATTTAAGTAGAGACGAACCATTTATTACAAAAGTTAGAGGAAAGAACTTTGTAGTAATGCCTTACACTTTAAGAAATAACGACATTGTAAATATCGAAGGAAAACACTGGAGTCCAAATCAGCATTTGGCACAATTAAAAATGGAATTCGATCAATTATATAAAGAAGGGGCAACAAAAAGACGCATGATGTCTATAAGCATGCACGATAGAATTGGCGGAACTCCAGCAGTTGTAAATGCAGTTGACCAGTTTATACAATATGCAAAAAAGCACAAAGGTGTTGTATTTATGCGTAAAGACGAGATTGCAAATATGGTAAAAAACGATCCAAATACACCAGAAGATAATTCGGAATTTAAGTTTAATAATTAG
- a CDS encoding branched-chain amino acid aminotransferase → MSSTIEIKHIKKSKIDTIDFNNLPFGSVFSDHMLVCDYKDGKWQTPVIEPYGPISLDPSAKIFHYGQSIFEGMKAYKDAEGNTLLFRPLDNCKRLNKSAERLVIPQIPEDVFMDGLKTLLKVDEAWIPTNEGSSLYIRPFMFASGNGFHASPANEYKLLICTAPSGAYFAGKVKVLIEEKYARAANGGVGFAKAGGNYAAQFYPTQLAIEKGYNQVIWTDDNTHEYIEEAGAMNIFIRINDTLITSPTSDRILDGITRKSVIQIAKDMNMDVEVRKISVSEVISAAQSGNLKEMFGAGTAAVISPIAGFGYQGTDYDLPELEKPFAATLKKAITDIQTNKAKDPYGWRVVVE, encoded by the coding sequence ATGAGTTCTACTATAGAAATCAAACATATAAAAAAGTCTAAAATAGATACCATAGACTTTAACAACTTGCCTTTTGGTAGCGTTTTTTCGGATCATATGCTTGTTTGCGATTATAAAGATGGAAAATGGCAAACCCCAGTAATAGAGCCTTATGGCCCCATTTCTTTAGACCCTTCTGCAAAGATTTTTCATTACGGACAATCTATTTTCGAAGGAATGAAAGCCTACAAAGATGCAGAAGGAAACACGTTGTTATTTAGACCTTTAGACAATTGTAAACGTTTAAATAAATCTGCAGAACGCTTGGTAATTCCGCAAATACCCGAAGATGTTTTTATGGATGGCTTAAAAACATTGTTAAAAGTAGATGAAGCCTGGATTCCTACAAACGAAGGAAGTTCTTTATACATTCGCCCTTTTATGTTTGCTTCTGGAAACGGTTTTCATGCTTCTCCTGCAAACGAATATAAATTATTAATTTGTACAGCACCTTCTGGGGCTTATTTTGCTGGAAAAGTAAAAGTTTTAATTGAAGAAAAATACGCACGTGCTGCTAATGGTGGTGTTGGTTTTGCAAAAGCTGGTGGAAATTATGCTGCGCAGTTTTACCCAACTCAATTAGCGATTGAGAAAGGATACAACCAAGTAATTTGGACAGACGATAATACGCACGAGTATATTGAAGAAGCTGGTGCCATGAATATTTTTATTAGAATTAACGACACTTTAATTACGAGCCCAACAAGCGATAGAATTTTAGACGGAATTACACGTAAAAGTGTTATTCAAATTGCAAAAGACATGAATATGGATGTTGAAGTGCGTAAAATTTCGGTTTCTGAAGTAATTTCGGCTGCACAATCTGGAAACTTAAAAGAAATGTTTGGAGCAGGAACTGCGGCTGTTATTTCTCCCATTGCTGGTTTTGGGTACCAAGGAACAGATTACGATTTACCTGAATTAGAAAAACCTTTTGCAGCAACTTTAAAGAAAGCAATTACAGACATTCAAACCAATAAAGCTAAGGACCCTTATGGCTGGAGAGTGGTTGTAGAATAA
- a CDS encoding TonB-dependent receptor, translating to MKKISIFLFLFASIVANAQSFRFSGKIVDENKNPLFGATILVKETKKGTATDFDGNFSINLPKGVYTIQASFVGYKTISEKITIIKDEEYVIQLNTDATQLGEILVSAVRVNTDVPVTFSNLSKKEIAKRNLGQDIPILMNYLPNVVSSSDAGAGVGYTYMSVRGSNGERINVTVNGIPYNDAESHGSFWVNLGDFASSTQNLQLQRGVGTSTNGSGAFGASLNILTDAVSEEAFGEISNSFGSFATRKHTVKFSTGKLNNNVEIAGRLSNIYSDGYVDRAFSDLKSYYLQGSYSDENTLIKAITFGGKERTYQSWFGLTKKQLEEDRRQNPYTYENEVDNYEQNHYQLHWNEKINENWSTNLGLNYTKGSGYFEQFKEDEDVSDFGGIVEATNGNGETDLIVRRWLDNDFHVVNFSTNYKAEGLNFVSGVSYSKYDGDHFGEVIWAKQFGTNANIRDRYYFSDAQKTDFSAFAKATFDVSEKLGVYVDLQGRFVNYQTKGITSDIVPIDVDADFNFFNPKFGFTYEINNDNNLYASFAVANREPNRNDFENGVTTPETLHDYELGWRLKKETVKLNTNIYYMNYKNQLVLTGALDDVGAPVRATSGNSYRLGLEIDADITLSDRFSIRPNAAFSSNKNRNFIASIAGSLENLGKTDLSFSPEVVVGNIFTYKPLDNLQFSLLSKYVGKQLMSNLGSRVSNNDVLDAFFTSDLNFVYQISPKRIFKSIVFTALVNNIFNAEYVNRGYYYTYDYSDGNGNTITEDGAGYYPQATRNFLVGVTLKF from the coding sequence ATGAAAAAAATATCCATTTTTTTATTCTTGTTTGCAAGTATTGTTGCAAACGCCCAATCGTTTAGGTTTTCGGGAAAAATTGTCGATGAAAACAAAAATCCGTTATTTGGTGCAACCATTTTAGTGAAAGAAACTAAAAAAGGAACAGCAACAGATTTCGATGGAAATTTTAGTATTAACCTACCAAAAGGTGTTTATACGATACAGGCTTCTTTTGTTGGTTACAAAACTATTTCCGAGAAAATTACCATTATAAAAGACGAAGAGTATGTAATTCAACTAAATACAGATGCAACCCAATTGGGTGAAATTTTGGTTTCTGCAGTTCGTGTAAATACAGATGTACCTGTTACTTTTTCGAACTTATCTAAGAAAGAAATTGCAAAACGTAATTTAGGGCAAGACATTCCTATTTTAATGAATTATTTGCCAAACGTAGTTTCATCTAGCGATGCTGGTGCTGGAGTTGGTTACACTTATATGAGCGTTCGTGGTTCTAATGGCGAACGAATTAATGTAACTGTAAACGGAATTCCTTACAACGATGCAGAAAGTCACGGTTCTTTTTGGGTAAATTTAGGCGATTTTGCTTCTTCTACTCAGAATTTACAATTACAACGTGGAGTAGGAACTTCTACAAACGGCTCTGGTGCTTTTGGTGCAAGTTTAAATATTTTAACAGATGCCGTTTCAGAAGAAGCTTTTGGAGAAATTTCAAATTCTTTTGGTTCTTTTGCGACCAGAAAACACACGGTAAAATTTAGTACAGGAAAACTAAATAATAATGTAGAAATTGCTGGACGTTTGTCTAATATTTATTCAGATGGTTATGTAGATAGAGCTTTTTCTGATTTAAAATCGTACTATTTACAAGGAAGTTATTCTGATGAAAATACGTTGATAAAAGCCATTACTTTTGGTGGAAAAGAAAGAACGTATCAATCTTGGTTTGGTTTAACAAAAAAACAATTAGAAGAAGACAGAAGACAAAACCCTTATACCTATGAAAATGAGGTAGATAATTACGAACAAAATCATTATCAATTGCACTGGAATGAAAAAATTAACGAAAACTGGTCTACAAATTTAGGGTTGAATTACACCAAAGGTTCTGGATATTTCGAGCAGTTTAAAGAAGATGAAGATGTAAGTGATTTTGGCGGAATTGTAGAAGCTACAAATGGAAATGGCGAAACCGATTTAATTGTTAGACGTTGGTTAGATAATGATTTTCATGTCGTAAATTTCAGCACAAATTATAAAGCAGAAGGTTTAAATTTTGTTTCTGGAGTTTCGTATTCTAAATATGATGGAGATCATTTTGGGGAAGTAATTTGGGCAAAACAATTTGGTACAAATGCCAATATTAGAGATCGTTATTATTTTTCTGATGCCCAAAAAACAGATTTTTCTGCTTTCGCAAAAGCAACTTTCGATGTGAGTGAGAAATTAGGTGTTTATGTAGATTTACAAGGTCGTTTTGTAAATTATCAAACCAAAGGAATTACTTCGGATATTGTGCCTATTGACGTTGATGCCGATTTTAATTTCTTTAATCCGAAGTTTGGTTTTACTTACGAAATTAACAACGACAACAATTTATACGCCTCTTTTGCAGTGGCAAATAGAGAACCAAATAGAAACGATTTCGAAAACGGAGTTACAACACCAGAGACTTTACACGATTACGAATTGGGTTGGCGTTTAAAAAAGGAAACTGTAAAATTAAATACCAATATTTATTATATGAATTATAAAAATCAGTTAGTTTTAACAGGTGCTTTGGATGATGTTGGCGCTCCAGTGAGAGCAACCTCTGGAAATAGTTACAGGTTAGGTTTAGAAATAGATGCAGATATTACGCTTTCAGATCGATTTTCTATACGCCCAAATGCGGCATTTAGTAGTAATAAGAATCGAAATTTTATTGCTTCTATTGCAGGAAGTTTAGAGAATTTAGGAAAAACAGATCTTTCTTTTTCGCCAGAAGTAGTTGTTGGAAACATTTTTACTTACAAACCTTTAGATAATTTACAATTCTCTTTACTCTCTAAATACGTTGGAAAACAATTAATGAGTAATTTAGGAAGTCGTGTTTCTAATAACGACGTTTTAGATGCATTTTTTACGAGTGATTTGAATTTTGTGTATCAAATTTCGCCGAAAAGAATCTTTAAATCAATCGTGTTTACTGCATTAGTTAATAATATTTTTAATGCAGAATATGTAAACAGAGGGTATTATTACACCTACGATTATTCTGATGGAAATGGAAATACAATTACAGAAGATGGCGCTGGTTATTACCCACAAGCCACAAGAAACTTCTTAGTTGGCGTAACTTTAAAGTTCTAA
- the ahcY gene encoding adenosylhomocysteinase has protein sequence MSATKAYVPFKVKDISLADWGRKEIELAEAEMPGLMSLREEYGESQPLKGARIAGCLHMTIQTAVLIETLQALGAEVTWSSCNIFSTQDQAAAAIAATGTPVYAWKGMNEEEFDWCIEQTLFFGEDRKPLNMILDDGGDLTNMVLDRYPELAAGINGLSEETTTGVHRLYERVKNGTLPMPAINVNDSVTKSKFDNKYGCKESAVDAIRRATDIMLAGKRVVVCGYGDVGKGTAASFKGAGSIVTVTEIDPICALQAAMDGFEVKKLETVIANADIVITTTGNKGIVRGEHFEAMKDKTIVANIGHFDNEIDVPYLNANSEKVEIKPQVDKYNINGKDIILLAEGRLVNLGCATGHPSFVMSNSFTNQTLAQIELWTNKDAYENKVYMLPKHLDEKVAKLHLAKIGVELTELSKEQADYIGVTVEGPYKPEHYRY, from the coding sequence ATGAGTGCAACAAAAGCATACGTTCCGTTTAAAGTTAAAGATATTTCTTTAGCAGATTGGGGAAGAAAAGAAATTGAATTAGCAGAAGCAGAAATGCCTGGATTAATGAGTTTAAGAGAAGAATATGGAGAAAGCCAACCTTTAAAAGGAGCAAGAATTGCAGGTTGTTTGCATATGACTATTCAAACAGCGGTTTTAATAGAAACGTTACAAGCGTTAGGTGCAGAGGTTACTTGGAGTTCTTGTAATATTTTTTCTACACAAGACCAAGCTGCAGCTGCAATTGCTGCAACAGGAACACCAGTGTATGCGTGGAAAGGTATGAACGAAGAAGAATTCGATTGGTGTATTGAGCAAACCTTATTTTTTGGTGAAGATAGAAAGCCATTAAACATGATTTTAGATGATGGTGGAGATTTAACCAACATGGTTTTAGATCGTTACCCAGAATTGGCTGCAGGAATTAATGGTTTGTCTGAAGAAACAACTACAGGAGTTCACAGATTATATGAACGTGTAAAAAACGGAACCTTACCAATGCCAGCAATAAATGTTAACGATTCTGTTACAAAATCGAAATTCGATAATAAATATGGTTGTAAAGAAAGTGCAGTAGATGCAATTCGTAGAGCAACAGATATTATGTTGGCAGGAAAACGTGTTGTGGTTTGTGGTTATGGAGATGTTGGTAAAGGTACAGCTGCTTCTTTTAAAGGTGCAGGTTCCATTGTTACGGTTACAGAAATCGACCCAATTTGTGCGTTACAAGCAGCAATGGACGGTTTCGAAGTAAAAAAATTAGAAACCGTTATTGCCAATGCAGATATCGTAATTACCACAACAGGTAACAAAGGAATTGTTCGAGGAGAACATTTCGAAGCAATGAAAGACAAAACAATTGTTGCAAATATTGGTCATTTCGATAATGAAATTGATGTACCTTATTTAAATGCAAACAGCGAAAAAGTGGAGATTAAACCACAGGTAGATAAATACAATATCAACGGAAAAGATATTATTTTGTTGGCAGAAGGGCGTTTGGTAAATTTAGGATGTGCAACTGGGCACCCAAGTTTTGTAATGTCTAACTCTTTTACAAACCAAACCTTGGCGCAAATAGAATTGTGGACTAATAAAGATGCTTATGAAAATAAAGTGTATATGCTACCAAAACATTTAGATGAAAAAGTCGCAAAATTACACTTGGCTAAAATAGGGGTAGAGTTAACAGAATTAAGCAAAGAACAGGCCGATTATATTGGCGTAACTGTAGAAGGACCTTATAAACCAGAGCATTATAGATACTAA